From the genome of Amia ocellicauda isolate fAmiCal2 chromosome 14, fAmiCal2.hap1, whole genome shotgun sequence, one region includes:
- the LOC136768686 gene encoding kelch-like protein 33, producing the protein MAMSGSLHLLPRGLKPIGSSAEDKVETDGKERKEEEEEEEEECIRIFRNEEYPAELFCTLLEFRESGVLTDLTLRTADGGSFEVHAPVMAAVSSLVKDHLDTVSELSLGPGVSRTGLAAVVDFAYTGKIAGMTEEIVAELRAVVEALGAPRVLDLCRQTEESTKGSSSTCDQRLGNLLAIAELRGEWLGCDVVLETGGKCFHAHRVILAAAFDYFRGMFMSGMREVSQSRVPLLSLGAQELSALLSCAYSGSLALGWGNVFELTPAALQLQAGAALPLCLGFLQCEMDAHSCLDVAAFAEAYGLAELGEQAEDFVLRNFQEVGQTPKFQDLSPERLRHYLAQDSLCATSELAVFRVLVSWIQAVPEGRLGLAGELMKLVRFPLMTFREFREVRAVTITLEQQGSAELYQAALKEFGFTTDSVHKHCRVRQPPCTLVLVGGDQLAPDFGRRQISCDLWFINALRSSTGLVKEIEWRQLSAMPPPARFRHGVVVLNNRLYMLGGSHFYGKSDTLRSAYRYDPIEDSWQRLVDMQEPRNYSSVLVRDGLIYVLGGDRDTEHNLDSVECYNPTTDCWRFARPLDQTLSGQAAATWAGEMYVSGGFNCRYQCLVSLFHYHPERGTTYLAPMSQERAEHVMEAMGGRLYVAGGVRAQGEFYTDQLACETYDPSTDLWNGFSPLPLPHVNAASAVLEGRFYVLGGYCQEDYSESTLVHRYDPLTSRWENVGKTPGPNTDIRAAVLQLPSRLRQ; encoded by the exons ATGGCAATGTCTGGATCACTCCACTTACTTCCCAGAGGCCTCAAGCCAATAGGCAGCAGTGCAGAAGACAAGGTGGAGACGGACGGGAAGGAGAggaaggaggaagaagaagaagaagaagaagaatgtatACGAATATTCCGGAATGAGGAATACCCGGCTGAGCTGTTCTGCACTCTGCTTGAATTCCGGGAGTCTGGAGTGCTCACTGACCTCACTCTGCGAACCGCGGATGGGGGTAGCTTTGAAGTTCACGCCCCTGTAATGGCTGCAGTCAGCTCCCTTGTTAAGGACCATCTCGACACTGTCTCAGAGCTCTCCCTGGGCCCTGGAGTGAGCAGAACCGGGCTGGCCGCAGTGGTGGACTTTGCATATACTGGGAAGATCGCCGGGATGACTGAGGAGATCGTGGCAGAGTTGAGGGCCGTGGTGGAAGCTCTTGGGGCCCCCAGGGTGCTGGATCTGTGCCGTCAAACTGAGGAGAGCACTAAGGGGAGCAGCTCAACGTGTGATCAGAGACTGGGCAACTTGCTGGCTATTGCAGAGCTGCGGGGGGAGTGGCTGGGCTGCGATGTGGTCCTGGAGACGGGAGGCAAGTGTTTCCACG CTCACAGGGTCATCTTAGCAGCTGCCTTTGACTACTTCCGGGGCATGTTCATGAGCGGGATGCGGGAGGTCAGCCAGAGCCGTGTGCCCCTCCTCTCCCTCGGTGCCCAGGAGCTCTCCGCCCTGCTTTCTTGTGCCTACAGTGGGAGCCTGGCACTGGGCTGGGGTAACGTGTTTGAGCTcacccctgctgccctgcaGCTGCAGGCTGGGGCCGCCCTGCCACTCTGCCTGGGCTTCCTGCAGTGTGAGATGGATGCCCACTCCTGCCTCGATGTGGCAGCATTTGCGGAGGCCTATGGCTTGGCAGAGCTGGGGGAGCAGGCGGAGGACTTTGTGTTGCGCAACTTCCAGGAGGTGGGGCAGACCCCCAAGTTCCAGGACCTCTCCCCCGAGCGGCTACGGCACTACCTGGCCCAGGACTCTCTGTGCGCCACCAGTGAGCTCGCCGTGTTCCGCGTCCTGGTCAGCTGGATCCAGGCTGTCCCCGAGGGCAGGCTGGGGTTGGCGGGGGAGCTAATGAAACTGGTCCGATTCCCCCTCATGACCTTCCGGGAGTTCCGGGAGGTGCGGGCGGTCACCATCACCCTGGAGCAACAGGGATCTGCAGAGCTCTACCAGGCTGCTCTGAAAGAGTTTGGCTTCACCACCGACAGCGTCCACAAGCACTGCCGGGTCCGCCAGCCCCCCTGCACCCTGGTGCTGGTGGGGGGGGATCAACTGGCCCCCGATTTTGGGCGCCGCCAGATCAGCTGCGACCTGTGGTTCATCAATGCGTTGCGCTCCAGCACTGGGCTGGTGAAGGAGATTGAGTGGCGCCAGCTGTCTGCCATGCCACCACCTGCCCGCTTCCGGCATGGGGTTGTTGTCCTCAACAACCGGCTATACATGCTTGGGGGCAGCCACTTCTATGGCAAGAGTGACACGCTGCGTTCTGCCTACCG GTATGATCCAATCGAGGACAGCTGGCAGAGGCTGGTGGACATGCAGGAGCCCCGCAACTACAGCTCAGTGCTGGTGCGGGATGGACTGATCTACGTCCTGGGGGGGGACAGAGATACTGAGCACAACCTGGACAGTGTGGAGTGCTACAACCCCACCACTGACTGCTGGAG GTTTGCCCGGCCCTTGGACCAAACCTTGAGTGGGCAGGCTGCTGCCACCTGGGCAGGGGAGATGTACGTGTCAGGGGGCTTCAACTGCCGATACCAGTGCCTGGTGTCCCTGTTCCACTACCACCCAGAGAGAGGCACCACCTACCTGGCCCCCATGAGCCAGGAGCGGGCGGAGCACGTGATGGAGGCCATGGGGGGGAGGCTGTACGTGGCCGGGGGGGTGCGCGCACAGGGGGAGTTCTACACTGACCAGCTGGCCTGTGAGACCTACGACCCCAGCACCGATCTTTGGAATGGCTTCAGCCCCCTCCCGCTGCCCCATGTCAACGCAGCCTCGGCCGTCCTTGAGGGCAGGTTTTATGTCTTGGGAGGGTACTGCCAGGAGGATTACAGCGAGTCCACACTGGTCCACCGCTATGACCCCCTGACCAGCCGTTGGGAGAACGTGGGCAAGACCCCTGGCCCCAACACTGACATCCGGGCTGCCGTGCTCCAGCTGCCCTCACGATTGCGCCAGTGA
- the tmem253 gene encoding transmembrane protein 253, with the protein MTHNMFQEGLYHVFFKEKSARQSSPQGSSPQELREIRIARWFGTVVNNRIMVTGVVQILGAVAIMLCTVAFACMDFGCAVSMTTPVWCGICYLATGSFAFEVQRKPKKIKVTVLMGLNVFSLLLGLCAIITYSLHIVSEPKALSREQKIGAYVAKGSSIFFTLQCLITSCYTLFLIWRGVSRYSLNYRPTYSRVAQREADDNAADLLDGEEFSL; encoded by the exons ATGACACACAACATGTTCCAGGAGGGGCTGTACCATGTGTTCTTCAAGGAGAAGTCGGCCAGGCAGTCCTCCCCACAGGGCAGCAGCCCGCAGGAGCTCAGGGAGATTAGGATAGCCCGGTGGTTCGGGACGGTGGTGAACAATCGGATCATGGTCACTGGG gtGGTCCAGATCCTCGGCGCCGTGGCAATCATGCTCTGCACCGTGGCCTTCGCCTGCATGGATTTTGGATGCGCTGTCTCCATGACGACGCCTGTGTGGTGCGGGATCTGT TACTTGGCCACGGGAAGTTTTGCATTCGAAGTGCAGAGGAAACCAAAGAAGATTAAA GTGACAGTGCTGATGGGGCTCAATGTCTTCAGCCTGCTCCTGGGCCTGTGCGCAATCATCACCTACAGCCTGCACATAGTGTCAGAGCCCAAAGCACTCTCCAGAGAACAG AAAATTGGTGCCTATGTGGCCAAAGGCAGCTCGATCTTCTTCACTCTTCAGTGCCTCATCACCTCCTGCTACACCCTGTTCCTGATCTGGAGAGGAGTCAGCCGGTACTCCCTCAACTATCGTCCCACTTACAGCCGGGTGGCGCAG CGGGAAGCGGACGATAATGCAGCCGATCTACTGGATGGCGAGGAATTCAGTCTGTGA